Proteins from one Stenotrophomonas aracearum genomic window:
- a CDS encoding CheR family methyltransferase: MTTPTAPASASTPHGREFEFADRDFRRICDLIYQRVGISLAPAKRDMVYGRLSRRLRALGLRSFQDYLDQLESQGGDEWQAFTNALTTNLTAFFREPHHFEKLDTELRARTGHGTLQLWSCAASTGEEPYSMAITACEAFGTLKPPVRILATDVDTQVLATASKGVYAIDRVSGLDPAIKKRYFQRGSGPNEGQCRVHPALRELIDFRPLNLLAPRYDVGGPFDALFCRNVMIYFDKPTQRGILSRLIQHMGDDGLLYTGHSENYLHAADLIQPCGRTLYKRAPGAPA, from the coding sequence GTGACCACGCCAACCGCCCCTGCCTCCGCCAGCACGCCCCACGGTCGCGAATTCGAGTTCGCCGACCGCGACTTCCGCCGGATCTGCGACCTGATCTACCAGCGCGTCGGCATCTCGCTGGCCCCGGCCAAGCGCGACATGGTCTACGGCCGCCTGTCGCGGCGCCTGCGCGCGCTCGGCCTGCGCAGCTTCCAGGACTACCTGGACCAGCTCGAAAGCCAGGGCGGTGACGAATGGCAGGCGTTCACCAACGCCCTGACCACCAACCTCACTGCGTTCTTCCGCGAACCGCACCACTTCGAAAAGCTCGACACCGAACTGCGCGCTCGCACCGGCCACGGCACCCTGCAGCTGTGGTCGTGCGCCGCCTCCACCGGTGAAGAGCCCTACTCCATGGCGATCACCGCCTGCGAAGCGTTCGGCACCCTGAAGCCGCCGGTACGGATCCTGGCCACCGACGTCGACACCCAGGTGCTGGCCACCGCCAGCAAGGGCGTCTATGCCATCGACCGCGTCTCCGGGCTCGATCCGGCGATCAAGAAGCGCTACTTCCAGCGCGGCAGCGGCCCCAACGAAGGCCAGTGCCGCGTGCATCCGGCCCTGCGCGAGCTGATCGACTTCCGCCCGCTCAACCTGCTGGCGCCGCGCTACGACGTCGGCGGCCCGTTCGACGCCCTGTTCTGCCGCAACGTCATGATCTATTTCGACAAGCCCACCCAGCGCGGCATCCTCTCGCGGCTGATCCAGCACATGGGCGACGACGGCCTGCTCTACACCGGGCATTCGGAGAACTACCTGCACGCCGCCGACCTGATCCAGCCGTGCGGCCGGACCCTCTACAAGCGCGCTCCCGGAGCCCCGGCATGA
- a CDS encoding methyl-accepting chemotaxis protein, translating into MNLASRFSNLSVRGKLNLLTALIALGVIVLAMIAARIQYLDLADTRKESLKTQVELTYGILDHYKRLTESGELTEEAAKSAALQALHSMRGDNDAAYYNVLATDYTLLMHPFAPDRVGKVQKDYVSKDGVPLYRQQVDLAKQSGGFTYYSTTKPGNGDALIEKATYAGMYAPWQWVVTSGVYMDDVQSDALAFTGIMAGSGGAVVLLVLALSWLIGNRITGPLRQATSVAESIARGKLDSRIGVQAQDEPGRLLESMGRMQQQLHAVIGAQREMASQHDAGQTTYRMDEAAFPGEYGLMVHETNTLVGAHVQTMQEVLAVVQRYAIGDLSADIARYPGDKAAISTTVDAVKHNLASINAEIKRLGAAAAAGDFSQRGDSARFDHDFAQMIASLNAMMQVSDENLGKLSQLLSAIAEGDLTARMHGDYQGVFATMRDDANATVAQLTQIVGQIQQAAGNINLAAGEIATGNSDLSRRTEQQAANLEETAASMEELTSTVRQNAEHARQANQLAIGAHSVASQGGEVVGQVVTTMSAIEASSRRIAEIISVIDSIAFQTNILALNAAVEAARAGEQGRGFAVVASEVRTLAQRSAGAAKEIKGLIDDSVASVADGSALVHKAGTTMGEIVASVQRVNDIMAEISAASQEQSAGIEQVNQTVVQMDETTQQNAALVEEATAAARAMEEQATQLADAVSIFRLDNQVANAVSAVAARVAPPAPLRSVKPVATRSSPAARAPRTTPTDDNNWQEF; encoded by the coding sequence ATGAATCTCGCCAGCCGCTTCTCCAACCTCTCCGTCCGGGGCAAGCTCAACCTGCTCACCGCCCTGATCGCGCTTGGCGTGATCGTCCTTGCCATGATCGCCGCCCGCATCCAGTACCTGGACCTGGCCGACACGCGCAAGGAGAGCCTGAAGACCCAGGTCGAACTTACCTACGGCATCCTGGACCACTACAAGCGTCTGACCGAGAGCGGCGAACTCACCGAAGAAGCGGCCAAGAGCGCGGCCCTGCAGGCGCTGCACAGCATGCGCGGCGACAACGACGCGGCGTACTACAACGTGCTGGCCACCGACTACACCCTGCTGATGCACCCGTTCGCGCCCGACCGCGTCGGCAAGGTGCAGAAGGACTACGTCTCCAAGGACGGCGTGCCGCTGTACCGGCAGCAGGTGGACCTGGCCAAGCAGAGCGGCGGCTTCACTTACTACTCGACCACCAAGCCCGGCAACGGCGATGCCCTGATCGAAAAGGCCACGTACGCCGGCATGTATGCACCGTGGCAGTGGGTGGTCACCAGCGGCGTGTACATGGACGACGTGCAGTCCGACGCGCTGGCCTTCACCGGCATCATGGCCGGCAGCGGCGGCGCCGTGGTGCTGCTGGTGCTGGCCCTGAGCTGGCTGATCGGCAACCGCATCACCGGGCCGCTGCGCCAGGCCACCAGCGTGGCCGAGAGCATCGCGCGCGGCAAGCTGGACAGCCGCATCGGCGTGCAGGCCCAGGACGAACCCGGCCGCCTGCTGGAAAGCATGGGCCGCATGCAGCAGCAGCTGCACGCAGTAATCGGCGCCCAGCGCGAGATGGCCAGCCAGCACGACGCCGGCCAGACCACCTACCGCATGGACGAAGCCGCCTTCCCGGGCGAGTACGGCCTGATGGTGCATGAGACCAACACCCTGGTCGGCGCGCACGTGCAGACCATGCAGGAGGTGCTGGCCGTGGTCCAGCGCTACGCCATCGGCGACCTGAGTGCCGACATCGCCCGCTACCCGGGCGACAAGGCAGCGATCAGCACCACCGTCGACGCGGTCAAGCACAACCTGGCCAGCATCAACGCCGAGATCAAGCGCCTGGGCGCTGCGGCCGCCGCCGGCGATTTCAGCCAGCGCGGCGACAGCGCCCGCTTCGACCACGACTTCGCGCAGATGATCGCCAGCCTCAACGCGATGATGCAGGTCAGCGACGAGAACCTGGGCAAGCTCTCGCAGCTGCTGTCGGCGATTGCCGAAGGCGACCTCACCGCGCGCATGCACGGCGACTACCAGGGCGTGTTCGCGACCATGCGCGACGACGCCAACGCCACCGTCGCGCAGCTGACCCAGATCGTCGGCCAGATCCAACAGGCGGCCGGCAACATCAACCTGGCCGCCGGCGAGATCGCCACCGGCAACAGCGACCTGTCGCGCCGTACCGAACAGCAGGCCGCCAACCTGGAAGAGACCGCCGCCTCGATGGAGGAACTGACCTCCACCGTGCGCCAGAACGCCGAACACGCGCGCCAGGCCAACCAGCTCGCCATCGGCGCGCACAGCGTCGCCTCGCAGGGCGGTGAAGTGGTCGGCCAGGTGGTCACCACCATGAGCGCGATCGAAGCCAGCTCCAGGCGCATTGCCGAGATCATCTCGGTGATCGACAGCATCGCCTTCCAGACCAACATCCTGGCGCTGAATGCCGCGGTGGAAGCTGCACGTGCCGGCGAACAGGGCCGCGGCTTCGCCGTGGTCGCCTCCGAAGTACGCACCCTGGCCCAGCGTTCGGCCGGTGCCGCCAAGGAGATCAAGGGCCTGATCGACGACTCGGTGGCCAGCGTGGCCGACGGCTCGGCCCTGGTGCACAAGGCCGGCACCACCATGGGCGAGATCGTCGCCTCGGTGCAGCGCGTGAACGACATCATGGCCGAGATCTCGGCGGCCTCGCAGGAACAGTCGGCCGGCATCGAACAGGTCAACCAGACCGTGGTGCAGATGGACGAAACCACCCAGCAGAACGCCGCGCTGGTGGAAGAAGCCACCGCCGCCGCCCGCGCCATGGAAGAACAGGCGACCCAGCTGGCCGACGCCGTCTCGATCTTCCGCCTGGACAACCAGGTGGCCAACGCGGTCAGCGCGGTCGCCGCACGCGTCGCACCGCCGGCGCCACTGCGCAGCGTAAAGCCGGTTGCGACCAGGTCGTCCCCCGCCGCGCGTGCGCCCCGCACTACGCCGACCGACGACAACAACTGGCAGGAATTCTGA
- a CDS encoding methyl-accepting chemotaxis protein, with amino-acid sequence MQWIKNLKLMPKLMLTFGVILLVMLLQGVVAYRGLHSLNNVTTELAGNRMESIRMAGEMRGMLGEYRNSAYQGLIRASDDVKAEAKTRAKDLRGKIDASIKKYPALIDSPQQKKLFDAFAKDWTDSLASYDAVTEMLELDLPDDAIDTFVGETRMKHLKAATALETLIAEDNRLARASREEAESTYATSATLTVIALLGGAALGLVLVYLFARSLVGAVRGAVSVSNDVAGGKLDGHIDVTRQDEVGELMQAMQRMQRDLRERTETEQAVARENLRIRTALDYSSTGVYLTDNHLNIVYANRALEQTLSQYQDDLRASLPDFDASTSLVGRPLTVLEHRGEMDATLLANLKQHGVARRAMQFGDAQFAQVVSTIRNEEGESVGHVVEWRDRTPEALVEAEVARVIAQAAAGDLSGRISAEGKDGFFLQLAQQINGLLDANASSIEQISGLLTALSQGDLTVRMHGEFDGVFATMRDDANATAEQLSGIVTKIKQSSQAISTAASEIASGNSDLSRRTEQQAANLEETAASMEELTSTVRQNAEHARQANQLAIGAHTVASQGGEVVGQVVTTMSAIQTSSKKIAEIISVIDGIAFQTNILALNAAVEAARAGEQGRGFAVVASEVRTLAQRSAGAAKEIKGLIDDSVGKVNDGSALVHKAGATMGEIVASVQRVTDIMAEISAASQEQSAGIEQVNQTVVQMDETTQQNAALVEEATAAARAMEEQAGHLSDAVSIFRLDERDVLAPAPVAAPAPRVAARPVAAAAPARKPTNRAVAAELAEGDWQEF; translated from the coding sequence ATGCAATGGATCAAGAACCTCAAACTGATGCCGAAGTTGATGCTGACTTTTGGCGTCATCCTGCTGGTGATGCTGCTGCAGGGCGTGGTCGCCTATCGCGGCCTGCACTCCCTCAACAACGTGACCACCGAACTGGCCGGCAACCGGATGGAAAGCATCCGCATGGCCGGCGAAATGCGTGGCATGCTCGGTGAATACCGCAACTCGGCCTACCAGGGCCTGATCCGCGCCAGCGACGACGTCAAGGCCGAAGCCAAGACCCGCGCCAAGGACCTGCGCGGCAAGATCGACGCCTCGATCAAGAAGTACCCGGCACTGATCGACAGCCCCCAGCAGAAGAAGCTGTTCGACGCCTTCGCCAAGGACTGGACCGACTCGCTCGCCTCCTACGACGCCGTCACCGAAATGCTCGAGCTCGACCTGCCGGACGATGCCATCGACACCTTCGTCGGCGAAACCCGCATGAAGCACCTCAAGGCCGCCACCGCGCTTGAGACCCTGATTGCCGAAGACAACCGCCTCGCCCGCGCCTCGCGCGAAGAGGCCGAATCGACCTACGCCACCTCGGCCACCCTGACCGTCATCGCCCTGCTCGGCGGCGCCGCGCTCGGCCTGGTGCTGGTCTACCTGTTCGCCCGTTCGCTGGTCGGCGCCGTCCGTGGCGCGGTCTCGGTCTCCAACGACGTGGCCGGCGGCAAGCTCGATGGCCATATCGACGTCACCCGCCAGGACGAAGTCGGCGAACTGATGCAGGCCATGCAGCGCATGCAGCGCGACCTGCGCGAGCGCACCGAAACCGAACAGGCCGTGGCCCGCGAGAACCTGCGCATCCGTACCGCGCTGGACTACAGCTCCACCGGCGTGTACCTGACCGACAACCACCTCAACATCGTCTACGCCAACCGCGCCCTGGAACAGACCCTGTCCCAGTACCAGGACGACCTGCGCGCCAGCCTGCCGGACTTCGACGCCAGCACCAGCCTGGTCGGTCGCCCGCTGACCGTGCTCGAGCACCGTGGCGAAATGGACGCCACCCTGCTGGCCAACCTCAAGCAGCACGGCGTTGCCCGTCGCGCCATGCAGTTCGGTGACGCCCAGTTCGCCCAGGTGGTCTCCACCATCCGCAACGAAGAAGGCGAGAGCGTCGGCCACGTGGTCGAATGGCGCGATCGAACCCCCGAAGCGCTGGTCGAAGCCGAAGTGGCCCGCGTGATCGCCCAGGCCGCTGCCGGCGACCTGTCCGGCCGCATCAGCGCCGAAGGCAAGGACGGCTTCTTCCTGCAGCTGGCCCAGCAGATCAACGGCCTGCTCGACGCCAACGCGTCGAGCATCGAACAGATCTCCGGCCTGCTCACGGCGCTGTCGCAGGGCGACCTGACCGTGCGCATGCACGGCGAGTTCGACGGCGTGTTCGCCACCATGCGCGACGATGCCAACGCCACCGCCGAACAGCTCAGCGGCATCGTCACCAAGATCAAGCAGTCCAGCCAGGCGATCAGCACCGCCGCCAGCGAAATCGCCAGCGGCAACAGCGACCTGTCGCGCCGTACCGAACAGCAGGCCGCCAACCTGGAAGAAACCGCCGCCTCGATGGAGGAACTGACCTCCACCGTGCGCCAGAACGCCGAACACGCCCGCCAGGCCAACCAGCTCGCCATCGGCGCGCATACGGTCGCCTCGCAGGGTGGCGAGGTGGTCGGCCAGGTGGTCACCACCATGAGCGCGATCCAGACCTCGTCCAAGAAGATCGCCGAGATCATCTCGGTGATCGACGGCATCGCCTTCCAGACCAACATCCTGGCCCTGAACGCCGCGGTGGAAGCGGCGCGTGCCGGCGAACAGGGCCGCGGCTTCGCCGTGGTCGCCTCCGAAGTACGTACCCTGGCCCAGCGTTCGGCCGGTGCCGCCAAGGAAATCAAGGGCCTGATCGACGACTCGGTCGGCAAGGTCAACGACGGCTCGGCCCTGGTCCACAAGGCCGGCGCCACCATGGGCGAGATCGTCGCCTCGGTGCAGCGCGTCACCGACATCATGGCCGAGATCTCCGCCGCTTCCCAGGAACAGTCGGCCGGCATCGAGCAGGTCAACCAGACGGTCGTGCAGATGGACGAAACCACCCAGCAGAACGCTGCGCTGGTGGAAGAAGCCACCGCTGCCGCCCGCGCCATGGAAGAACAGGCCGGCCACCTCAGCGACGCTGTCTCGATCTTCCGCCTCGACGAGCGTGACGTGCTGGCGCCGGCACCGGTGGCTGCACCCGCACCGCGGGTGGCCGCCCGTCCGGTGGCTGCCGCTGCTCCGGCACGCAAGCCGACCAACCGTGCGGTCGCCGCTGAACTGGCCGAAGGCGACTGGCAGGAGTTCTAA
- a CDS encoding chemotaxis protein CheW, with protein sequence MNDSNPNAASSGGEYLSFTLGAEHYGVDILKVQEIRGYDSVTRVPDAPDYIKGVINLRGTIVPVIDLRLKLRLDEARYDAFTVMIVLNVDNRVVGIVVDSVSDVIPLNADQIRPTPEFGAAVDTRFISGIGTQDDRMLILLDIETLLDSADMGQQAAVEDAAA encoded by the coding sequence ATGAACGACAGCAACCCCAACGCCGCCAGCAGCGGTGGCGAGTACCTCAGCTTCACCCTCGGCGCCGAGCACTACGGCGTGGACATCCTCAAGGTCCAGGAAATCCGCGGCTACGATTCGGTCACCCGCGTCCCCGATGCCCCCGACTACATCAAGGGCGTGATCAACCTGCGCGGCACCATCGTCCCGGTCATCGACCTGCGCCTCAAGCTGCGCCTGGATGAAGCCCGCTACGACGCCTTCACCGTCATGATCGTGCTCAACGTCGACAACCGCGTCGTCGGCATCGTCGTCGACAGCGTCTCCGACGTCATCCCGCTCAACGCCGACCAGATCCGCCCCACCCCCGAATTCGGCGCCGCCGTCGACACCCGTTTCATCTCCGGTATCGGCACCCAGGACGACCGCATGCTGATCCTGCTCGACATCGAAACCCTGCTCGACAGCGCCGACATGGGCCAGCAGGCCGCCGTCGAAGACGCCGCCGCCTGA
- a CDS encoding flagellar brake protein → MSEGSLDAHNDAHAVHDDGADDRYLVRNPRQIRQLLQALIDQRSLLTAHLGGRDQSFPTAILELDEDDDTLLLDGSPSEPANRAAEEAGHLLCFAQLDRVMVRFRLDHLERTGGYGHVAFRVPFPTELVHLQRRELYRLETPVTDSPHLLFPINEDRSEALHLRVVDISGGGLAVTVPVNCNAFSIQKRYDARLDMPETGPLQVSLIVCNQLSLKLPNGVEMKRIGMRFDGLPRGGDSAIQRYIFRIDRQRSARKNGE, encoded by the coding sequence ATGTCCGAAGGCAGCCTTGACGCACACAACGACGCCCACGCCGTCCACGACGACGGCGCGGATGATCGCTACCTGGTCCGCAATCCCCGGCAGATCCGCCAGCTGCTGCAGGCGCTGATCGACCAGCGTTCGCTGCTCACCGCGCACCTGGGTGGGCGCGACCAGTCGTTCCCCACTGCCATCCTCGAGCTGGACGAAGACGACGACACCCTCCTGCTCGACGGCAGCCCCTCCGAACCGGCCAACCGCGCCGCCGAAGAGGCCGGCCACCTGCTCTGTTTCGCCCAGCTGGACCGGGTCATGGTCCGCTTCCGCCTGGACCACCTGGAGCGCACCGGCGGCTACGGCCACGTCGCTTTCCGCGTGCCCTTCCCGACCGAACTGGTGCACCTCCAGCGCCGCGAACTGTACCGCCTGGAAACCCCGGTCACCGACTCCCCGCACCTGCTGTTCCCGATCAACGAAGACCGCAGCGAAGCCCTGCACCTGCGCGTGGTGGACATCAGCGGCGGCGGCCTGGCCGTGACCGTCCCGGTCAACTGCAACGCCTTCTCCATCCAGAAGCGCTACGACGCCCGCCTGGACATGCCCGAGACCGGCCCCCTGCAGGTCTCCCTGATCGTCTGCAACCAGCTCTCCCTCAAGCTCCCCAATGGCGTGGAAATGAAGCGCATCGGCATGCGTTTCGACGGCCTGCCCCGCGGCGGCGACAGCGCCATCCAGCGCTACATCTTCCGCATCGACCGCCAGCGCAGCGCCCGCAAGAACGGGGAATGA
- a CDS encoding methyl-accepting chemotaxis protein — translation MKWFQNLPISRKLAVGFALTTLMTIGLGVFALLRLNGANAELAEMSSNDIPSVQHLGEVRAQLGEFRTFELAQLSMLDQPDKVADYNTRMDATAKTVRDELNAYAALPAGDQEKALYRKVAADLEVYFAANAEMRAAGAAGDAVLARQISDDKSRPARRTMFEDLKTLGAFSSGLMLEKIDEANTTHRNSVIAIITTVSLLALLAIAMGVVIARAITGPIRQAMHAIQSVARGDLSVNITSSTTADEAGRMLAATRDMTLMLRRYSSETQQMVEMHAGPDISHRIPEDFPGVYGQLAVGVNTVIFEHLDSIRDAIDVLNQYAAGDLSRDARRLPGTRAILHESMDAAKASLLAINTQIQALAQAAAAGDFSKRGDAQRFDHDFKVMIEHLNTMMEVADGNLSQLSHLLQAIANGDLTARMHGQFHGVFASMRDDANTTVAQLTQIVSRIQHASGSISTAAGEIASGNNDLSRRTEQQAANLEETAASMEELTSTVRQNAEHARQANQLAIGAHSVASQGGDVVGKVVSTMHEIDASSRRIADIITVIDGIAFQTNILALNAAVEAARAGEQGRGFAVVASEVRTLAQRSASAAKEIKGLIDESVGKVAEGSALVNQAGATMDEIVASVQRVTDIMAEISAASQEQSAGIEQVNQTVMQMDETTQQNAALVEEATAAARSMEEQAGHLTDAVALFKLEGQAVPTVVAAAPATRQRATTPPRTPAAPARRAAVREPALASEGDWQEF, via the coding sequence ATGAAGTGGTTCCAGAATCTGCCCATCAGCCGCAAGCTCGCGGTCGGGTTTGCCCTTACCACCTTGATGACGATCGGGCTGGGCGTGTTTGCGCTGCTGCGCCTGAACGGCGCGAATGCCGAGCTGGCCGAGATGTCCAGCAACGACATCCCCTCGGTGCAGCACCTCGGCGAAGTGCGCGCGCAGCTCGGCGAGTTCCGCACCTTCGAACTGGCGCAGCTGAGCATGCTCGACCAGCCCGACAAGGTCGCCGACTACAACACGCGCATGGACGCCACCGCCAAGACCGTGCGTGACGAACTCAACGCCTACGCCGCGCTGCCGGCCGGCGACCAGGAAAAGGCGCTGTATCGCAAGGTCGCCGCCGACCTGGAGGTCTACTTCGCGGCCAACGCCGAAATGCGCGCCGCCGGTGCCGCCGGCGACGCCGTGCTGGCCCGGCAGATCTCCGATGACAAATCACGCCCCGCCCGCCGCACCATGTTCGAGGACCTCAAGACCCTCGGCGCGTTCAGCAGCGGCCTGATGCTGGAAAAGATCGACGAGGCCAACACCACCCATCGCAACAGCGTGATCGCCATCATCACCACCGTCTCGCTGCTGGCCCTGCTGGCCATCGCGATGGGCGTGGTGATCGCGCGCGCCATCACCGGTCCGATCCGCCAGGCCATGCACGCCATCCAGTCGGTGGCGCGTGGCGACCTGTCGGTCAACATCACCTCCAGCACCACCGCCGATGAAGCCGGTCGCATGCTCGCGGCCACCCGCGACATGACCCTGATGCTGCGCCGCTACTCCAGCGAAACCCAGCAGATGGTAGAAATGCACGCCGGCCCGGACATCAGCCACCGCATTCCGGAAGATTTCCCGGGCGTGTACGGCCAGCTCGCCGTCGGCGTGAACACGGTGATCTTCGAACACCTCGATTCGATCCGAGACGCCATCGACGTGCTCAACCAGTACGCGGCCGGCGACCTGTCCAGGGATGCACGCCGCCTGCCCGGCACCCGCGCGATCCTGCACGAATCGATGGACGCGGCCAAGGCCAGCCTGCTGGCCATCAACACCCAGATCCAGGCCCTGGCCCAGGCCGCCGCGGCCGGCGACTTCAGCAAGCGCGGCGACGCGCAGCGCTTCGACCACGACTTCAAGGTCATGATCGAGCACCTCAACACCATGATGGAAGTGGCCGACGGCAACCTCTCGCAGCTGTCGCACCTGCTCCAGGCCATTGCCAACGGCGACCTCACCGCGCGCATGCACGGCCAGTTCCACGGCGTGTTCGCCAGCATGCGCGACGACGCCAACACCACCGTCGCGCAGCTGACCCAGATCGTCAGCCGCATCCAGCACGCCTCCGGCAGCATCAGCACCGCCGCCGGTGAGATCGCCTCGGGCAACAACGACCTGTCGCGCCGTACCGAACAGCAGGCGGCCAACCTGGAAGAAACCGCCGCCTCGATGGAGGAACTCACCTCCACCGTGCGCCAGAACGCCGAACACGCCCGCCAGGCCAACCAGCTCGCCATCGGCGCACACTCGGTGGCCTCGCAGGGCGGTGACGTGGTCGGCAAGGTGGTCAGCACCATGCACGAAATCGACGCGTCCTCGCGCCGCATCGCCGACATCATCACCGTCATCGACGGCATCGCCTTCCAGACCAACATCCTGGCCTTGAACGCTGCAGTCGAAGCCGCCCGCGCCGGCGAGCAGGGCCGCGGCTTCGCCGTGGTCGCCTCCGAAGTGCGCACCCTGGCCCAGCGCTCGGCCAGTGCCGCCAAGGAGATCAAGGGCCTGATCGACGAATCGGTCGGCAAGGTCGCCGAAGGCTCCGCCCTGGTCAACCAGGCCGGCGCCACCATGGACGAGATCGTGGCCTCGGTACAGCGCGTGACCGACATCATGGCCGAGATCTCCGCCGCCTCGCAGGAACAGTCGGCCGGCATCGAGCAGGTCAACCAAACCGTCATGCAGATGGACGAAACCACCCAGCAGAATGCCGCGCTGGTGGAAGAAGCCACCGCCGCCGCACGCTCCATGGAAGAACAGGCTGGCCACCTCACCGATGCGGTCGCCCTGTTCAAGCTGGAAGGCCAGGCCGTACCGACCGTGGTCGCAGCCGCACCGGCCACCCGCCAGCGGGCCACGACCCCACCGCGTACCCCGGCGGCTCCCGCCCGCCGCGCCGCCGTGCGCGAACCGGCGCTGGCCAGCGAAGGCGACTGGCAGGAGTTCTAA
- a CDS encoding chemotaxis protein CheA, whose protein sequence is MSMDLQRFHATFFEESREGLDAMEAGLLALESGQQDPEIINSVFRAAHSIKGGAGTFGFDAIAALTHVLETLLDELRAGKRALEPVAVDAMLSSVDVLRALLREAEHGQPADPQAVAAIKARLEAVLSGQAASAAAPVAAKVDDTPEAWQIGFVPAPSLFMSGNDPLRIIRELEHLGSLQVAARLERLPGFDQLDPLEAHLAWDLGLVGKVPRSKIEDTFAWVVDDCELDIRPAAPPSLATSAPAAPVAAAPAAAPAAPAAAAAPAAASSEAETSIRVSVDKVDALINLVGELVITQAMLKQVSHALDPVHAEQLFAGLDLLERNTRDLQEAVIGVRMLPVDAVFRRFPRLVRDLSTRLGKQVRLRTIGEGTELDKGLIEKIADPLVHLVRNSIDHGLEMPDVRRDAGKDETGTITLAASHQGGHIVIEVSDDGRGLNRDKILAKAHERGLAVPDNPTDAQVWDLIFQPGFSTADAVTDLSGRGVGMDVVRRNIQALGGEVQLESRTGNGTRVLIRLPLTLAILDGMTVSVAGETLILPLAYVLEALQPQAEDVRSMAGEGRVLRVRGEYLPILSLSEYYGYGRRNSEDSLVVVVEGDGQKIALEVDELVGQQQVVVKNIENNYRRIGGVSGATILGDGRVALIVDIGGLVRSLRVPQAA, encoded by the coding sequence ATGAGCATGGACCTGCAACGCTTCCACGCCACTTTCTTCGAAGAAAGCCGCGAAGGCCTGGACGCCATGGAAGCCGGGCTGCTGGCACTGGAATCGGGCCAGCAGGATCCGGAAATCATCAACTCGGTGTTCCGCGCCGCGCACTCCATCAAGGGCGGCGCCGGCACCTTCGGCTTCGACGCCATCGCCGCGCTGACCCACGTGCTGGAAACGCTGCTGGACGAACTGCGCGCCGGCAAGCGCGCACTGGAGCCGGTCGCGGTCGATGCCATGCTGTCCTCGGTGGACGTGCTGCGCGCCCTGCTGCGCGAAGCCGAACACGGCCAGCCGGCCGACCCGCAGGCCGTTGCCGCGATCAAGGCCCGCCTGGAAGCCGTGCTCTCCGGCCAGGCCGCCAGCGCGGCCGCACCGGTCGCCGCCAAGGTCGACGACACCCCTGAAGCGTGGCAGATCGGCTTCGTGCCGGCGCCGTCGCTGTTCATGAGCGGCAACGACCCGCTGCGCATCATCCGCGAACTGGAACACCTCGGTTCGCTGCAGGTGGCCGCACGCCTGGAGCGGCTGCCCGGTTTCGACCAGCTCGATCCGCTCGAAGCGCACCTGGCCTGGGACCTGGGCCTGGTCGGCAAGGTGCCGCGCAGCAAGATCGAAGACACCTTCGCCTGGGTCGTGGACGACTGCGAACTGGACATCCGCCCGGCCGCACCGCCGAGCCTGGCCACCAGCGCTCCGGCCGCGCCCGTCGCCGCTGCCCCGGCAGCCGCACCTGCGGCGCCGGCCGCTGCCGCCGCCCCCGCTGCCGCGTCCAGCGAAGCGGAAACCTCGATCCGCGTCAGCGTGGACAAGGTCGACGCGCTGATCAACCTGGTCGGCGAACTGGTCATCACCCAGGCCATGCTCAAGCAGGTCTCGCACGCACTGGACCCGGTGCACGCCGAGCAGCTGTTCGCCGGCCTGGACCTGCTCGAACGCAATACCCGCGACCTGCAGGAAGCGGTCATCGGCGTGCGCATGCTGCCGGTGGACGCGGTGTTCCGCCGCTTCCCGCGCCTGGTCCGCGACCTCTCCACGCGCCTGGGCAAGCAGGTCCGCCTGCGCACGATCGGCGAAGGCACCGAGCTGGACAAGGGCCTGATCGAAAAGATCGCCGACCCGCTGGTCCACCTGGTACGCAACTCGATCGACCACGGCCTGGAAATGCCCGACGTCCGCCGCGACGCCGGCAAGGACGAAACCGGCACCATCACCCTGGCGGCCTCGCACCAGGGCGGCCACATCGTGATCGAAGTCAGCGACGACGGCCGCGGCCTGAACCGCGACAAGATCCTGGCCAAGGCGCACGAGCGTGGCCTTGCCGTGCCGGACAACCCCACCGATGCGCAGGTCTGGGACCTGATCTTCCAGCCCGGCTTCTCCACTGCCGACGCGGTCACCGACCTGTCCGGTCGTGGCGTGGGCATGGACGTGGTCCGCCGCAACATCCAGGCGCTGGGCGGCGAAGTGCAGCTGGAAAGCAGGACCGGCAACGGCACCCGCGTGCTGATCCGCCTGCCGCTGACCCTGGCCATCCTCGACGGCATGACCGTCTCGGTGGCCGGCGAAACCCTCATCCTGCCGCTGGCCTACGTGCTTGAAGCATTGCAACCGCAGGCCGAAGACGTGCGCTCGATGGCCGGCGAAGGCCGCGTGCTGCGCGTGCGTGGCGAATACCTGCCGATCCTGTCGCTCAGCGAGTACTACGGGTATGGCCGCCGCAACAGCGAGGACTCGCTGGTGGTGGTGGTCGAAGGCGATGGCCAGAAAATCGCGCTGGAGGTCGACGAACTGGTCGGCCAGCAGCAGGTGGTGGTGAAGAACATCGAGAACAACTACCGGCGTATCGGTGGGGTCTCCGGTGCCACCATCCTGGGTGATGGCCGCGTTGCACTGATCGTCGACATCGGCGGCCTGGTGCGCTCGCTGCGGGTGCCGCAGGCGGCGTAA